CATGGACAGTGAAGACAGTATGTGCTAACATGGACAGTGCAACCATAAAAGTGCATATCTGTTCCAAAGATATATAGAAGAAGCAAGGGAATGGATTTAAATGAAGACTTGCATCGCAACTAAGAAGTTCTTGCCAGTGTTATGTTCTTTTTACCCTGGGACagagatacaacaacaacaacatacccagtttaATCCCATAGATGGGGTCTGGAGAGGGGAGAGTGTACGcaggaggtagagaggctgtttccggaagACCATCAGCTCAAGTAACTCATATAAAAcagttttaagaaaataaaatacagaAGTAAAGCAGACAAAGcaaataatagagaaatcattaCATATCATTCATAAAAAATGgaacagtaacaacaacaaaataatgcgATAACCGAAGCAAAGAAACAACAGGTAGTAACCCTAGGACATAGATAATAAATGAAATTACAAGTGAAAACTTGCACCGAGTGTCTTTTTCCTACTTCATATGATTTTAACCCCCACCTTCCCCCTctgatattttattttctcctaCTTTGCCTCATTGATCAAATTTAAAAGTTCTTTTGACACAGATATCCAAAATTAACAAAGTTATGCATGGGGATAAGTCGATTCACATGCTTAAAATATCAGTATAAAAGTTACAATAATTGATGTCAGACAAAGGAAGGATGAAGTGCGTGGAAAACTATGACAGCATGCAGAGGCAAATCCAGGATTTTTAGTCATGGGTTTTGGACCCAAATCCTTTTTGCTTATTGGGTTCTAGATCAGATTATTACAGGTTAGCCAAAGTTATTGGTTGAACCCGTAATTATAACGGTGGCTCCGTCCCTGACAGTATGGAGTAACAGTGGATAGATATGAAACAGCAGTGAGGTAAAGAGAGCATTTGCTCATTGATACATACTTGTATGCCCAGACAGCTCTGATGAAAAGTAGATGGGCAACCATCACAACAGATAAGGTCCCCACCATCACCACAAATACCACAAGCATCATCTTCAAGATCATCACCATCAATGTCTAAATTGTAGAAATCCTGGCGATCAGATTCTTTTTGCTTATTCCATgcgtcaaccaagcattctaGTAAGGAGGCTCCAGACTCTAAAACTATGTTTTGAAATGGTTGATGCTGTTTACTTCCTGCATGGAGCTCAAATTTTGAAACTGGAAGGATTTTACTACAGCAATCACAGTGGACACCATCTCGTGTGATCAAACCTTCTAGTTTTACTCTTGTCCTTCTGCGGTTCACATACTGAATCTTCTGTCTCAACGTCAATGTTCCGTTGTCAATCAACCAGGACAATAAGGTTCTTTTTCCAGTATATGTAACATATCCATCAATATCTGGATTTTCCCCTTTGTCAGAATGACGGACCAGCAATGTACATCGCCCAATTAATTTACTTTTTCTTCCATGTATTGAATTAGAAGCAACTCCAACAGATGATTTTCCAACCATATCCTGTTTAAATCTCCTTACCTTCAATGAGTTATCACTTGAATTATCCCCACTCTCCTCGTCTGTCGCATGTAATTTGCCTTGCAGCAgcttatctttcttcttcatatagCTACCAAGTCTCTTCTCTTGCTGATCACTGTCTGTGCCCAACACAGACTCTCTCACAGAAGTCTTTTTAGGATCTTTTCTCTTGCCATCATCTTTTCTCTTCTGTCTcatttctttctccatttttttccgTGTTTGCCTGGTAAGTTTATTAATTAAATCATTTGATATTGGATCAAATGAACAAGAGCTTCCATCAGGTTTACTTTTACCTGAATCTACCTCTGATCGTTTTTGAAATGCTTCGTAGGCCTTAATTATTGACCAATAGGCTGTTCCGCTAGGATTAATGTACACAGCGTCCAAATAGTCTCTATTCTTTCTTGGTCTATAATCGATGGTCCATCCAGCTTCAATGAGCATTCCCCTTATTCGTTCTCGCAACTGCTGCTTCTCAGTGCTTCCACCTCGATTCACTTTTCCGTCTTTTCTTTTAGCGGGGGTAACATATTCAGAAGCCAAGGGCCtgctttcttcctttggcaccCGCGTTGCTGAGCTAGCAGGCTGCACACTAGGTGGTGCCAACTTAAGTAATGTATCAGTCTCATCTTTTTCAGAGGATACTAAATGGATGCTTTTACCCAACAAAGGTTTTTGTGGTTTCAGCTCATTTCTCTCTGTTTTAATAGACAAAGGTAGCTTTTCAGGCTGTTTAGAACCCGAGCAAAAGGACGGACGgacaagtaaattcctcttgaGAACATCTGCAGACAAAGAACCTTTTCTACTTTCAATTTCCACAGGATCATATTCCTTGGGCATTAAgtctatcttcttcttcttattcacCATAACCTTCAATACCCCATTTTTCCCTTGCAATCTGATTGGTTCATCACAGACTTCTCTATGCAATGAAATGGGCATATGCACTTTATCCTCCAGCAAATCATACCTTCTATTAAAGCCATTGTCATCGCCCTTTGTCCTACTACCCGATAAACTACTTGAACTATCCACATACGAAAGCTTCCTCTTCTCAGCCACTACACTCCTAGACCCACTCCCAAACTCTCTACAACTCCCTCTTCTTTCAACCATGTTCAATCTGTCATCACTATACCCATTCAAATGGATTTTCATATCACATTGTTGATACTTGTTAACTTCAGACAAATTTACATTTCTACCAAATTCTCCATCTCTAACACCACTTTTCCCATAAACAACAGAACCATTACTAAAAGTTTGACCATTTTTTCTCTGAATTGACTCTGATATCTCATCACT
This genomic interval from Lycium ferocissimum isolate CSIRO_LF1 unplaced genomic scaffold, AGI_CSIRO_Lferr_CH_V1 ctg51, whole genome shotgun sequence contains the following:
- the LOC132044681 gene encoding uncharacterized protein LOC132044681, with amino-acid sequence MEDSVISVRSGGGVLKKRSSSGCLIIKRKDDRIGIGGIGSSKRPKFVMNDYESSDEISESIRRKTGQGFTNGSVVYGRSSVRDGEFGRNMNLSDFNKYEECDLKMQLNGYSDEISESIQRKNGQTFSNGSVVYGKSGVRDGEFGRNVNLSEVNKYQQCDMKIHLNGYSDDRLNMVERRGSCREFGSGSRSVVAEKRKLSYVDSSSSLSGSRTKGDDNGFNRRYDLLEDKVHMPISLHREVCDEPIRLQGKNGVLKVMVNKKKKIDLMPKEYDPVEIESRKGSLSADVLKRNLLVRPSFCSGSKQPEKLPLSIKTERNELKPQKPLLGKSIHLVSSEKDETDTLLKLAPPSVQPASSATRVPKEESRPLASEYVTPAKRKDGKVNRGGSTEKQQLRERIRGMLIEAGWTIDYRPRKNRDYLDAVYINPSGTAYWSIIKAYEAFQKRSEVDSGKSKPDGSSCSFDPISNDLINKLTRQTRKKMEKEMRQKRKDDGKRKDPKKTSVRESVLGTDSDQQEKRLGSYMKKKDKLLQGKLHATDEESGDNSSDNSLKVRRFKQDMVGKSSVGVASNSIHGRKSKLIGRCTLLVRHSDKGENPDIDGYVTYTGKRTLLSWLIDNGTLTLRQKIQYVNRRRTRVKLEGLITRDGVHCDCCSKILPVSKFELHAGSKQHQPFQNIVLESGASLLECLVDAWNKQKESDRQDFYNLDIDGDDLEDDACGICGDGGDLICCDGCPSTFHQSCLGIQMLPLGLWHCPNCTCKFCGAASRNPAEDSERTVNEFLSCSLCDKKYHKSCSLEMNGLSAISDNPSATFCGHKCQELYDHLQNILGVKHELEEGFSWSLIQRTDLDSDISRRPFPQKVECNSKLAVTLAVMDECFVPIVDRRSGINIIHNVLYNTGSNFSRLNFRGFYTAILERGDDIISAASIRIRGTQLAEMPFIGTRNIYRRQGMCRRLFSAIETVLSNLKVEKLIVPAMSEHLHIWTKVFGFDELEESNKQEMKSINMLVFPGTDLLQKKILKKGMQEACELQHNHSPSPALVEKADQESSIRRDGHLHDGVCVNIVEKSDDRFGPMDSGSPASAVHLSESTVVTAQGGRCESDIQISSKEVEKNFAESATKWMLSPPSGASKGSSDTEDAALHPAKIDVNSGVEPINQEA